From the genome of Streptomyces sp. V1I1, one region includes:
- a CDS encoding beta-ketoacyl synthase N-terminal-like domain-containing protein codes for MNRSDVDARSVAVIGMACRLPGASGTDELWELLRDGVDVTSETPPERYDVDALYSPQPGPGTIGSRRAGYVDGVAEFDAEFFDMSSTEAVELDPQQRLLLMTAWEALEDAGQRPDELAGSRTGVFVGNARSDYLEIQFREGLEAVTPSQFNNFRSLLPARLSYVFDFRGPSVVVDTACSSSLVAVHSAVQSLRARESPLALAAGVNLKLRPDEGVMMTQAGALAADGRSKFGDASADGHAPSDGVGVVVLKRLADALADGDRIRAVIQGSAVSNDGRTSDSLLNPSMTGQVEALRWAYEDAGVAPADVDYVEAHGVGSPTLDYLEISALGEVLGEGRPSDRPLLVGSIKTNIGHAEAAGGMAGLIKTVLCLEHGQIPPSLHLNTPHPRIAWDELPLVVPGKLFDLPDRDRPAIAGISGQGSSSLNAHVVIRQGDTRPADATAAASGTPYVLVLSARTSAALDALARSYTAYLGPDGQGATLSLRDICYSAATRRQHHEQRLAVIGSSHQEMAAALSGTGGTPASGATPAVLAAAADRYSKGETVAWDEVFGEHGRFVPLPGYPWQTKRYWPGEDRDEDSGDLAAWVLREHARTPFDDGSTLDAIGIDSLAKLRLIVQLSKKSGRDVDPEDFGRLRTVGALREWVHALEAHAS; via the coding sequence ATGAACAGGTCGGACGTGGACGCACGGTCGGTGGCAGTGATCGGCATGGCCTGCCGGCTCCCCGGCGCATCAGGGACCGATGAGCTGTGGGAATTGCTCCGAGACGGTGTGGACGTCACAAGCGAGACACCGCCTGAACGCTACGACGTGGACGCCCTGTACTCCCCACAGCCGGGACCAGGGACGATCGGCAGCCGTCGCGCGGGTTACGTGGACGGAGTGGCGGAGTTCGACGCGGAGTTCTTCGATATGTCCTCCACGGAGGCGGTGGAACTCGATCCGCAGCAACGGCTGCTGCTGATGACGGCCTGGGAAGCCCTGGAAGACGCGGGCCAGCGACCCGACGAGCTGGCCGGCAGCCGGACCGGGGTCTTCGTCGGCAACGCCCGCTCGGACTACCTGGAGATCCAGTTCCGCGAGGGCCTGGAAGCAGTGACGCCCTCGCAGTTCAACAACTTCCGCTCGCTGCTGCCGGCCCGCCTGTCCTACGTCTTCGACTTCCGCGGCCCCAGCGTTGTGGTTGACACGGCCTGCTCGTCCTCGCTGGTGGCCGTCCACAGTGCCGTGCAGAGCCTGCGCGCACGCGAGAGCCCCCTCGCGCTGGCCGCGGGTGTGAACCTCAAGCTCCGGCCGGATGAGGGCGTCATGATGACGCAGGCCGGGGCCCTGGCTGCCGACGGCCGGAGCAAGTTCGGCGACGCGAGCGCTGACGGCCACGCGCCGAGCGACGGAGTGGGCGTCGTCGTCCTCAAGCGTCTCGCCGACGCCCTGGCCGACGGCGACCGAATACGAGCCGTCATCCAAGGCAGCGCCGTCAGCAACGACGGCCGCACGAGCGACTCGCTGCTGAACCCGTCGATGACCGGGCAGGTCGAGGCGCTCCGGTGGGCGTACGAGGATGCCGGGGTGGCCCCGGCCGATGTGGACTACGTAGAGGCGCACGGGGTCGGCTCACCCACACTCGACTACCTGGAGATCAGCGCACTGGGCGAGGTCCTGGGTGAGGGCCGGCCATCGGACAGACCGCTGCTCGTCGGCTCGATAAAGACGAACATCGGCCACGCGGAGGCCGCCGGCGGCATGGCCGGACTGATCAAAACCGTGCTGTGCCTGGAACACGGCCAGATTCCGCCCAGCCTCCATCTCAACACCCCGCATCCCCGGATTGCCTGGGACGAGCTGCCGCTGGTGGTACCGGGGAAGCTCTTTGACCTGCCCGACCGCGACCGGCCGGCCATCGCCGGCATCTCCGGGCAGGGCTCCTCGTCCCTCAACGCGCATGTGGTGATCCGACAGGGCGACACCCGCCCGGCCGACGCCACGGCAGCGGCGAGCGGCACGCCGTACGTACTGGTGCTCTCCGCCCGCACCTCCGCAGCCCTGGACGCCCTGGCCCGTTCCTACACCGCCTACCTCGGTCCCGACGGGCAAGGCGCCACGCTTTCCCTTCGCGACATCTGCTACAGCGCGGCCACCCGCCGTCAGCATCACGAACAGCGCCTGGCGGTCATCGGGTCCTCCCACCAGGAGATGGCAGCCGCGCTCAGCGGGACCGGAGGAACACCGGCATCAGGCGCGACTCCCGCGGTACTGGCCGCGGCCGCGGACCGCTACAGCAAGGGTGAGACGGTGGCCTGGGACGAGGTGTTCGGGGAGCATGGCCGCTTCGTGCCGTTGCCCGGCTATCCCTGGCAGACGAAGCGCTACTGGCCCGGCGAGGACCGGGACGAGGACAGCGGCGACCTGGCTGCCTGGGTGCTGCGCGAGCACGCGCGCACCCCCTTCGACGACGGCTCCACGCTCGACGCGATCGGGATCGACTCGCTGGCGAAGCTGCGGCTCATCGTGCAGCTGTCCAAGAAGTCCGGCCGTGACGTCGACCCCGAGGACTTCGGCCGGCTGCGCACGGTGGGCGCGCTGCGTGAGTGGGTCCACGCACTGGAGGCACACGCGTCATGA
- a CDS encoding GAF domain-containing protein has protein sequence MDPLTSDQTRLAGEQRRLRLQVLGLNSVEAEATFDRVARLAASFTQAPLAMVNFINDERQMFRGMYVPPTSPDDKANTDGRGIVFDLSDIAREAPSDYGFCPHVVAQGSQLALDDVFDYPRFRGNPLVNDMGVRSYLGTPLRDNTGMILGTVCVADMVARTWDRKLKEGMQELTETLLSDFKLRDSLLAQQQELFAVFDGAPFPIMLTEGPNHLLRYANGKQGAAFGMVPQFSPGRQVLTGLEAIGVFNAMDEAFHTGQTTTLPRASISTYDSPSPQDFSFLCTPVRTSPNAPVSGVLTVAMNASQQFYPGNEQRVFAANVQERFEQLGSSGFRGTIPGQRG, from the coding sequence ATGGATCCCCTGACATCTGATCAGACCCGGCTCGCGGGCGAGCAGCGGAGGCTTCGACTGCAGGTTCTCGGCCTCAACAGCGTTGAGGCCGAAGCCACGTTCGACCGTGTCGCGCGGCTTGCGGCCAGCTTCACTCAGGCACCCCTGGCCATGGTCAACTTCATCAACGACGAGCGACAGATGTTCCGCGGCATGTACGTCCCGCCCACCTCGCCCGACGACAAGGCGAACACCGATGGCCGCGGCATCGTCTTCGACCTCAGCGACATCGCCCGCGAGGCGCCAAGTGACTACGGCTTCTGCCCCCATGTGGTGGCCCAGGGGTCCCAGCTGGCCCTGGACGATGTCTTCGACTACCCGCGGTTCAGAGGCAACCCATTGGTCAACGACATGGGCGTGCGCTCCTACCTCGGTACCCCGCTCCGGGACAACACCGGCATGATCCTCGGCACCGTGTGCGTGGCCGACATGGTGGCCCGTACCTGGGATCGCAAGCTCAAGGAGGGCATGCAAGAACTCACCGAGACCCTGCTGTCGGACTTCAAGTTGCGTGACAGCCTGCTCGCCCAGCAGCAGGAGCTGTTCGCCGTCTTCGACGGCGCCCCCTTCCCCATCATGCTCACCGAGGGACCGAACCACCTGCTGCGCTACGCCAACGGCAAGCAGGGCGCGGCCTTCGGCATGGTCCCGCAGTTCAGCCCCGGGCGGCAGGTCCTGACCGGGCTCGAAGCCATCGGTGTCTTCAACGCGATGGACGAGGCCTTCCACACCGGTCAGACCACCACGCTTCCCCGGGCGTCGATCAGCACGTACGACTCCCCCTCACCCCAGGACTTCAGCTTCCTCTGCACTCCGGTGCGGACGTCACCCAACGCACCGGTCAGCGGAGTTCTGACGGTGGCCATGAACGCCAGTCAGCAGTTTTATCCCGGCAATGAGCAGCGGGTATTCGCGGCCAATGTCCAGGAGCGGTTCGAGCAGCTGGGCTCAAGCGGCTTCCGGGGGACGATCCCGGGCCAACGAGGATAG
- a CDS encoding amino acid adenylation domain-containing protein, producing the protein MSNPQTAYAWFARSADTFGQDCTALEVGEERLTYGELRDLAERLAARLVAANGGETPRRVGLLASRSVTAYAGYLAILRTGAAIVPLNPEHPPARTAHIAKEAGLELALADTPEAGADLGIPLLVAGPKELEALTTEPPPELPHPEANPDDVAYIIFTSGSTGTPKGVPILHRNLSAYLGHVASRYDVGPGSRLSQTFDLTFDGSVHDLFVAWASGGTLVVPRRSQLLSPVKTINDQRLTHWFSVPSLITFASRLGTLAPNSMPTLRWSVFGGEPLPLAAAQEWQAAAPRSTLEVLYGPTELTISCTAYRLPRSRADWPRTANGTLPIGTCYPTLDLLLLDENGRSAETGELCIRGPQRFPGYLEPANNDGRFLPFEDSVAVLPQALGSARAAETPIHTEATPLTDQHWYRTGDRATMHDGHLVHLGRTDHQVKIRGHRIELGEIESMLREQPGVRDAIVLAVHASDGEPELEAAVSGAECATQQLYSALGDRLPPYMLPRRIVILDELPLNPNGKIDRHALLAELGRRH; encoded by the coding sequence ATGAGCAATCCGCAGACCGCGTACGCGTGGTTCGCCCGCTCCGCCGACACCTTCGGCCAGGACTGCACCGCCCTGGAAGTGGGCGAGGAGCGACTGACCTACGGCGAACTGCGCGACCTGGCGGAGCGGCTCGCGGCCCGGCTGGTCGCAGCCAACGGCGGCGAGACGCCCCGGCGTGTGGGGCTGCTGGCAAGCCGCTCGGTGACCGCGTACGCCGGCTACCTCGCCATCCTGCGGACTGGCGCGGCCATCGTGCCCCTCAACCCGGAGCACCCGCCCGCCCGCACCGCCCACATTGCCAAGGAGGCAGGTCTGGAGCTGGCCCTGGCAGACACCCCCGAAGCCGGCGCCGACCTCGGGATCCCGCTGCTCGTGGCGGGCCCCAAGGAGCTCGAGGCCCTGACAACCGAGCCGCCCCCCGAACTGCCCCACCCGGAAGCGAACCCGGACGATGTCGCGTACATCATCTTCACGTCCGGGTCGACCGGCACCCCCAAGGGAGTGCCGATCTTGCACCGCAACCTCTCCGCCTACCTCGGCCATGTGGCGTCCCGGTACGACGTCGGGCCGGGCAGCCGACTCTCACAGACCTTCGACCTCACCTTCGACGGCTCGGTGCACGACCTGTTCGTCGCCTGGGCATCCGGAGGCACGCTCGTGGTGCCGAGGCGCAGCCAACTCCTGTCACCGGTGAAAACGATCAATGACCAGCGGCTCACCCACTGGTTCTCGGTGCCGTCACTGATCACCTTCGCCTCACGCCTGGGCACGCTGGCGCCCAACAGCATGCCCACCCTGCGCTGGAGCGTGTTCGGCGGCGAGCCGCTGCCCCTGGCGGCGGCACAGGAATGGCAGGCGGCCGCGCCGAGAAGCACTCTGGAAGTCCTCTACGGCCCGACCGAGCTCACCATCTCCTGCACCGCCTACCGGCTGCCTCGCAGCCGGGCGGACTGGCCGAGAACAGCCAACGGGACGCTGCCGATCGGGACTTGCTACCCGACATTGGATCTCCTCCTGCTGGACGAGAACGGCCGGTCGGCCGAGACCGGCGAGCTCTGCATCCGCGGTCCGCAGCGGTTCCCCGGCTACCTGGAACCGGCCAACAACGATGGCCGGTTCCTGCCCTTCGAGGACAGCGTCGCCGTCCTTCCCCAAGCTCTCGGCTCCGCTCGAGCAGCGGAGACCCCAATCCACACCGAAGCCACGCCGCTGACCGATCAGCACTGGTACCGCACCGGAGACCGGGCCACCATGCACGACGGCCACCTGGTCCACCTGGGACGGACCGACCACCAGGTCAAGATCCGCGGGCACCGGATCGAACTCGGGGAGATCGAGTCCATGCTCAGGGAGCAGCCCGGCGTACGCGACGCGATCGTCCTCGCTGTGCACGCTTCTGACGGCGAGCCGGAACTGGAGGCCGCGGTCAGCGGCGCCGAGTGTGCCACCCAGCAGCTGTATTCCGCACTGGGCGACCGCCTGCCGCCGTACATGCTCCCGCGCCGGATCGTCATCCTCGACGAACTGCCGCTCAACCCGAATGGCAAGATCGACCGGCACGCCCTGCTCGCCGAACTCGGGCGCCGTCACTGA
- a CDS encoding TAXI family TRAP transporter solute-binding subunit produces the protein MPSALSRISRRRALQGSAVALALFGLLMWWLLPIGNSSPSGALTFSTGSQNGVYQRYGVLLKGALARDLPDVTIDLKTSEGSQQNLARVAAGEADFTIATADAVAKYIREKKPGADRLRGCARLYDDYVQLVVPRGSPVLSVRDLRGKRVGIGQEGSGVRLTADRLLKAAGLDPKRDIKPLAAGIDTVPGRLEARELDAFFWSGGLPTSAVEELSERFQIRLVPLEADLIDKLHAPGEATSYYRSAVMPADAYREAQNGEPVPTVAVANLLVTTDRMDPAMTEGFTRTVIKSRDRIGNTVHPAQLVDLRTAVYTDPLPLHEGARRYYRSVKP, from the coding sequence ATGCCCTCGGCCCTGTCCCGCATCAGCCGCCGCCGCGCCCTCCAGGGCTCGGCGGTCGCACTGGCGCTGTTCGGGCTGCTGATGTGGTGGCTGCTGCCGATCGGGAATTCCTCGCCGAGCGGCGCCCTGACCTTCAGCACGGGATCACAGAACGGCGTCTATCAGCGGTACGGCGTGCTGCTGAAGGGGGCGCTCGCCCGCGATCTGCCGGATGTGACGATCGACCTGAAGACCAGCGAGGGCTCGCAGCAGAATCTCGCGCGGGTGGCGGCCGGCGAGGCAGACTTCACCATCGCCACGGCCGACGCGGTCGCCAAGTACATACGGGAAAAAAAGCCCGGAGCCGACCGGCTGCGCGGTTGCGCACGGCTGTATGACGACTATGTCCAGCTGGTCGTCCCCAGGGGTTCCCCGGTGCTGTCGGTGCGTGATCTGCGAGGCAAGCGGGTGGGCATCGGGCAGGAGGGTTCCGGTGTACGGCTGACTGCCGACCGGCTGCTGAAGGCCGCGGGGCTCGACCCGAAGCGGGACATCAAACCGCTCGCCGCCGGGATCGACACTGTGCCGGGGCGGCTGGAGGCACGCGAGCTGGACGCGTTCTTCTGGTCGGGCGGCCTGCCCACTTCGGCCGTCGAGGAGCTGTCCGAGCGCTTCCAGATCCGGCTGGTGCCGCTGGAGGCCGACCTCATCGACAAGCTGCACGCCCCCGGCGAGGCGACCAGCTACTACCGCTCCGCCGTGATGCCCGCCGACGCCTACCGGGAGGCGCAGAACGGGGAGCCCGTGCCGACGGTGGCGGTGGCGAATCTGCTGGTCACGACCGACCGGATGGACCCGGCGATGACCGAGGGCTTCACCCGCACGGTGATCAAGAGCAGGGACCGGATCGGCAACACGGTGCACCCGGCGCAGCTGGTGGATCTGCGCACCGCTGTCTACACGGACCCGCTGCCGCTGCACGAAGGGGCAAGGCGCTACTACCGCTCGGTCAAGCCGTAG
- a CDS encoding HAMP domain-containing sensor histidine kinase gives MRTRLLPLLIVLMAGVLLALGFPLAVSVAAAQQQQVVVDRIDDTVRFAALAQFVTERSGLSLDKRRSMLQEQLDRYHDTYGIRAGVFYRDGDAMARAPESWTVPQSGEGREAFKEALTGRRSQDPPQVWPWQHGGRLVVASPVVRDGDVVAVVFTDSPTSQLRSRVLRNWLLIAAGECAAMLVAVGAAFRLTGWVLRPVRILDAATHDIATGQMNSRVAAAGGPPELRRLARSFNEMADNVEEVLEQQRAFVADASHQLRNPLAALLLRIELLALELPEGNEEIASVRTEGKRLAQVLDDLLDLALAEHAAADLQLTDIGALAAERVAAWRPLADDKGVRLTEHRAAVTAWADPVALSSALDAVIDNALKFTPRGEEVTVSVASNGESSTIVITDGGPGLTDEELARIGDRFWRSGRHQNVKGSGLGLSISRALLAAGGGSIAYAHQKPKGLRVTVTVPRTSPTA, from the coding sequence GTGCGTACCCGACTTCTCCCGCTGCTCATCGTCCTCATGGCGGGCGTGCTGCTCGCGCTCGGCTTCCCCCTGGCCGTGAGCGTCGCCGCCGCGCAGCAGCAGCAGGTCGTCGTCGACCGGATCGACGACACGGTGCGCTTCGCGGCGCTCGCGCAGTTCGTCACCGAGCGCTCGGGCTTGAGCCTCGACAAGCGGCGCTCCATGCTTCAGGAGCAGCTCGACCGCTACCACGACACTTACGGCATCAGGGCCGGCGTCTTCTACCGCGACGGTGACGCCATGGCGCGCGCCCCCGAGAGCTGGACGGTGCCGCAGAGCGGCGAGGGCCGCGAGGCGTTCAAGGAGGCGCTGACCGGGCGGCGCAGCCAGGACCCGCCGCAGGTCTGGCCGTGGCAGCACGGCGGCCGGCTGGTCGTCGCCTCACCCGTCGTACGGGACGGGGACGTCGTCGCCGTCGTGTTCACCGACTCGCCCACCAGCCAGCTGCGCTCACGCGTACTGCGGAACTGGCTGCTGATAGCGGCAGGCGAGTGCGCGGCGATGCTGGTGGCCGTCGGCGCCGCCTTCCGCCTCACGGGCTGGGTGCTGCGGCCCGTACGGATTCTGGACGCGGCCACCCATGACATCGCCACCGGGCAGATGAACTCGCGCGTCGCGGCGGCCGGCGGCCCGCCGGAACTCAGACGCCTGGCTCGCTCGTTCAACGAGATGGCGGACAACGTCGAAGAAGTACTGGAACAGCAGCGGGCGTTCGTCGCCGACGCCTCCCACCAGCTGCGCAACCCGCTCGCGGCACTGCTGCTGCGTATCGAGCTCCTCGCACTCGAACTCCCCGAGGGGAACGAGGAGATCGCCTCGGTCCGCACCGAGGGCAAGCGCCTCGCCCAGGTCCTCGACGACCTGCTGGACCTGGCTCTGGCCGAGCATGCCGCCGCCGACCTCCAGCTCACCGACATCGGCGCACTGGCGGCCGAGCGCGTCGCCGCCTGGCGTCCACTCGCGGATGACAAGGGCGTCCGGCTGACCGAGCACAGGGCCGCGGTCACCGCGTGGGCCGACCCGGTCGCGCTCTCCAGCGCCCTCGACGCGGTGATCGACAACGCCCTGAAGTTCACACCCCGGGGCGAGGAGGTCACCGTCTCGGTCGCCTCGAACGGCGAGAGCTCCACCATCGTGATCACCGACGGCGGCCCGGGCCTGACCGATGAGGAACTGGCTCGTATCGGCGACCGCTTCTGGCGCAGCGGCCGCCACCAGAACGTCAAGGGCTCGGGCCTCGGCCTGTCCATCTCGCGCGCCCTGCTGGCGGCGGGCGGTGGCTCGATCGCATACGCCCACCAAAAACCGAAGGGTCTGCGGGTGACCGTCACCGTCCCGCGTACGTCCCCTACGGCTTGA
- a CDS encoding response regulator transcription factor, whose protein sequence is MRLLLVEDDNHVAAALSAVLAKHGFEVVHARNGEEALKAVLPATHPEKPPFGVVLLDLGLPDQDGYQVCGKIRKLTTTPVIMVTARADVRSRIHGLNLGADDYVVKPYDTGELLARIHAVSRRNAGADDAAGPASEHALRLGKVIIELPTRRVSVDGAAVQLTRKEFDLLALLAQRPGVVFRREQIISEVWRTSWEGTGRTLEVHVASLRSKLRMPALIETVRGVGYRLVAPADA, encoded by the coding sequence ATGAGACTGCTGCTCGTCGAGGACGACAACCATGTCGCCGCCGCCCTGTCCGCGGTGCTCGCCAAGCACGGCTTCGAGGTGGTGCACGCCCGCAACGGCGAAGAGGCGCTGAAGGCAGTGCTGCCCGCCACGCATCCCGAGAAGCCGCCCTTCGGGGTCGTACTTCTCGATCTGGGGCTGCCCGACCAGGACGGCTACCAGGTGTGCGGCAAGATCCGGAAGCTCACAACGACACCCGTGATCATGGTGACCGCGCGGGCCGACGTACGCTCCCGGATACACGGGCTCAACCTCGGGGCCGACGACTATGTCGTCAAGCCGTACGACACCGGGGAGTTGCTGGCCCGCATCCACGCCGTGAGCCGGCGCAACGCCGGTGCTGACGACGCCGCCGGGCCCGCGTCCGAGCACGCGCTGCGGCTCGGCAAGGTCATCATCGAGCTGCCCACCCGGCGCGTCAGCGTCGACGGTGCCGCGGTCCAGCTGACCCGCAAGGAATTCGACCTGCTGGCGCTGCTCGCGCAGCGGCCGGGAGTCGTCTTCCGCCGGGAGCAGATCATCAGCGAGGTGTGGCGCACCAGTTGGGAAGGGACCGGCCGCACCCTCGAGGTGCATGTGGCGTCGCTGCGCTCCAAGCTGCGGATGCCCGCCCTGATCGAGACCGTGCGCGGCGTCGGCTACCGGCTCGTCGCTCCCGCCGACGCGTAA
- a CDS encoding amino acid ABC transporter ATP-binding protein: protein MSGVSVTKGAEDAVPTGGDLVVLSNVNKHFGALHVLQDIDLTIARGEVVVVIGPSGSGKSTLCRTINRLETIDSGAISIDGKALPQEGRELARLRADVGMVFQSFNLFAHKTVLENVMLGQVKVRKADKKAAEQKARTLLDRVGVGSQAEKYPAQLSGGQQQRVAIARALAMDPKVMLFDEPTSALDPEMINEVLEVMQQLARDGMTMVVVTHEMGFARSAANRVVFMADGKIVEEATPDEFFSNPRSDRAKDFLSKILHH, encoded by the coding sequence ATGAGCGGAGTTTCAGTGACCAAGGGCGCCGAGGACGCTGTGCCCACCGGGGGCGACCTGGTCGTGCTGAGCAACGTCAACAAGCACTTCGGCGCGCTGCATGTGCTCCAGGACATCGACCTGACCATCGCCCGTGGCGAGGTCGTGGTCGTCATCGGGCCCTCCGGGTCCGGAAAGTCCACGCTGTGCCGCACCATCAACCGCCTGGAGACGATCGACTCCGGCGCGATCTCGATCGACGGGAAGGCGCTGCCCCAGGAGGGCAGGGAGCTGGCCCGGCTGCGCGCCGACGTGGGCATGGTCTTCCAGTCCTTCAACCTCTTCGCACATAAGACTGTGCTGGAGAACGTGATGCTGGGCCAGGTCAAGGTCCGCAAGGCCGACAAGAAGGCCGCCGAGCAGAAGGCGCGCACGCTGCTCGACCGGGTCGGCGTCGGCTCGCAGGCCGAGAAGTACCCGGCGCAGCTCTCCGGCGGCCAGCAGCAGCGCGTCGCGATCGCGCGAGCGTTGGCGATGGACCCCAAGGTCATGCTCTTCGACGAGCCCACATCGGCGCTCGACCCCGAGATGATCAACGAGGTTCTCGAGGTCATGCAGCAGTTGGCGCGCGACGGGATGACGATGGTTGTAGTCACCCACGAGATGGGCTTTGCCCGCTCCGCCGCGAACCGCGTCGTCTTCATGGCGGACGGCAAGATCGTCGAGGAGGCCACGCCGGACGAGTTCTTCAGCAATCCGCGCAGCGATCGTGCTAAGGACTTCCTTTCGAAGATCCTGCACCACTGA